The sequence GATCAATGTCAAAAATGTCGGCCGTTTGACCATTAACCAATGCCTTTTGCGCCTAGATGTTCTGCACCAACCGCACAACAGACTCCAAGACTATTTATACCAATGGGTGTTTGTACACACCTACACGCAGTCTTTTAAGGTGCAACTCCCTCCACAAAAATCCCAAGATTTGGCGATGGACATCGAGGGTTACCCCTATAAACAAGCCCCCTTTAAACTCTCTGCAGATTGCTATTGATTGCTTTTTGCATTTTTACCAAAATTCGTTATAATGGGCGGGTTTATTTTTAAAAAACGAAAGGATTAACATGGCAGTTGGTATTTTTTACGGCACAGACAGCGGAAATTCTGAAACAATTAGCGGTAAAATTGCTGAAAAACTAGGTGGGGTGAAAGTATATGATGTGGCCAAAGCGTCTAAAGCAGACTTTGATGGTTGTAGCTCTGTAGTTCTGGTCGCACCCACTGCAGGAGCTGGGGATTTGCAAAGTGACTGGGAGGAGTTTTTAGGTACTTTGAGCGATACGGATTTTGCCAACAAAACCATCGCTCTAGTGGGTCTTGGTGATCAAGACACCTACTCTGAAACCTTTGCTGAGGGCATTTTCCACATCTATGAAAAAGCCAAAGCTGGTAAGGTTGTGGGCTTCACTTCTACAGATGGTTACAATTTCGAGGCTTCTAGGTCTGTAGAGGGTGGTAAATTCGTGGGTCTCGTGCTCGATGAAGACAACCAGGACGATCTCACCGACAGCCGCATCGATGCTTGGATCGGTGAAGTGAAAGGGCAACTCTCGTAATTCTTGCAAGTGGGGGGGATTTATTCACTCTAAAAGCGTATACTACAGTTCCTAAACTTGTTGAAAGGAACTGAAGTGTTTCAAACACGCTTTTTACCCCCGACTTTGCTTTATTTGGTGATTTTAGGTTTCTCGGCTTGCACCAGCACACACAAGAAAGATGTTTTTCTAGCCAATGTGCCCGCTTGGATGCTTGAAGACCGTAGTGCCTTCATCACGCAGGGCATCGATAGTTCGCACATCATAGACGGGCAGATCGCCCGCTCGGAGAAAATCGCTAGGGAGCGGGCGCGCTTTCGAGTCGCCCAGCACATCGGCAAGCAAATTAAAGATGTGTTCAAACAAACCCAAAACGCCAATCAACGCCCCTTTGATGACAATATTTTTAAACAGATTGTCCAAGCCATCGCTGCCAGCCTAGATCAGGGAGTCCAGCTGGGCGAATACATCAACCCCAATAACCAAGAAGTTTTTATTTTGGTGCGCGTGGATGGCTACGATCGGGGCTTACTTGAAAAGAATTTACTCGCCATCAAACCCATCCACACCAACACCATCAAAGCCCTGCAACAAGCAGTCCGCCAAGTCTTTAAGGATGCGATGAACTATGGAGATGTGAAAGTCCCCCAAAGCATGTAGTCTAAAACAACCCCAAGAGTTTGGCAAGGGCGAGCACCACTAAGGAGAGCCCCCAAAGCCAAAAGAAGCTGTAGGCGATGTGCCGCCCCATAGAAAGTTTAGCTAGCCCCAAACCTAGCCACAAGGCGGGCGCAAAGGGGGAGACAAAAGTCCCCACAATCGAACCGATGAGCATTGCATAGCCTGTCGCTTCCCCGCTCACACCATAGGGGGCGGTGATGTGGGCGACTATGGGAAAAAGTGTGAAATAATAGCCATTGGTGTCTAAGAGCAACTCAAAAGGCACGCCAAAAACTCCTGTGATGATGTGTAGGTGTTTAGTCGCAAAGTCGGGTAAGAGCAGGCTTAAATGTTGGGCTAAATCCACAAGCATGCCAGAGCCGCTTAAGATCCCAATATACACCCCGGCGGCAAGCAAGATCACCGCCATAGAGATGGCTTCAGGGGCGTA is a genomic window of Helicobacter sp. NHP19-012 containing:
- a CDS encoding flavodoxin yields the protein MAVGIFYGTDSGNSETISGKIAEKLGGVKVYDVAKASKADFDGCSSVVLVAPTAGAGDLQSDWEEFLGTLSDTDFANKTIALVGLGDQDTYSETFAEGIFHIYEKAKAGKVVGFTSTDGYNFEASRSVEGGKFVGLVLDEDNQDDLTDSRIDAWIGEVKGQLS